The following proteins are encoded in a genomic region of Spartobacteria bacterium:
- a CDS encoding 50S ribosomal protein L25, producing MVEDIKIVANQRLGKGSSAARRSRRAGKVPAIMYGTTAPLRLELVEHDLGKVVSHHSSEHIMLNIAIENMGDKRVLVKEIQRHPVTGAMLHVDLLEVEAGKLIKLEVSVDVIGTPVGVTIGGGTMEVLLNEVEVECMPRFAIESVALDVSALEVGEHITAGQLDLNPEKYQLITPADFNIVTVAAPTVKDDDEEAETV from the coding sequence ATGGTTGAGGATATTAAAATTGTTGCGAACCAGCGCTTAGGCAAGGGCAGCAGTGCCGCTCGGCGTAGCCGCAGAGCAGGAAAAGTGCCTGCAATTATGTATGGTACAACGGCACCGCTTCGTTTGGAGCTGGTCGAACATGATTTGGGAAAAGTGGTCAGCCATCATTCCAGTGAACACATCATGTTGAATATCGCCATTGAAAATATGGGCGACAAGAGAGTTTTGGTAAAAGAAATTCAGCGTCATCCGGTGACCGGTGCTATGTTGCATGTCGATTTACTTGAAGTGGAAGCGGGCAAACTCATCAAGCTCGAAGTATCCGTCGATGTAATCGGAACCCCGGTTGGTGTAACCATTGGTGGCGGGACGATGGAAGTGCTGCTGAACGAAGTGGAAGTGGAATGTATGCCTCGTTTTGCTATTGAAAGCGTGGCGCTGGATGTATCCGCTCTTGAGGTTGGAGAACACATCACGGCTGGTCAGCTGGATCTCAACCCAGAAAAATATCAATTGATTACTCCGGCTGATTTTAACATCGTCACCGTAGCCGCACCGACGGTCAAGGATGATGACGAAGAGGCAGAGACCGTATAA
- a CDS encoding aminoacyl-tRNA hydrolase, with amino-acid sequence MTQHKVDYLLVGLGNPGSKYFKTRHNAGFMVLDELAARQSLRFRRKWFGHARYSFWLYKGKRICLLKPFTYMNSSGQAVAPLMRELSLDVDHLIVVVDDLSLPVGQLRLRKKGRAGGHNGLKSIIADVGSEAFIRLRMGIGAPPSGSDTIDYVLAAFAEEEQGLIKQSIGRAVDALEYLIGSDIEKTMNRFNG; translated from the coding sequence ATGACTCAGCACAAGGTTGATTATTTACTGGTTGGCCTCGGAAATCCGGGCAGCAAATACTTTAAAACCCGCCATAACGCGGGTTTTATGGTTTTAGATGAGCTGGCGGCCAGGCAGTCACTTCGGTTTCGGCGGAAATGGTTCGGTCATGCCCGCTACAGCTTTTGGCTTTACAAGGGTAAAAGGATTTGTTTACTTAAGCCCTTTACGTACATGAATAGCAGTGGACAGGCTGTCGCGCCTCTGATGCGTGAGTTGTCTTTGGATGTCGATCACCTGATCGTCGTTGTCGATGATTTGTCGCTGCCCGTCGGTCAGCTCCGCCTGCGAAAGAAGGGTCGTGCCGGTGGGCATAATGGATTGAAATCCATCATTGCTGATGTTGGTTCAGAGGCGTTTATCCGCTTACGAATGGGCATCGGTGCGCCTCCGTCGGGATCGGACACCATTGATTACGTATTGGCCGCATTTGCGGAAGAAGAGCAGGGTCTGATTAAGCAGAGTATCGGCCGGGCGGTGGATGCTCTGGAGTATTTGATCGGCTCGGACATAGAAAAAACGATGAATCGATTTAATGGATAG
- the rpsF gene encoding 30S ribosomal protein S6 — MKKAYEGMFILPKSLNDDAVEEVLLQIRKEIERLDGSFDSCVRLGKKQFARPMAKQDCGYYAIIGFTMEGTSLTSLKAKLKLNDNVFRTQILVAPIEAPVVTEVA; from the coding sequence TTGAAAAAAGCGTATGAAGGAATGTTCATTCTGCCCAAATCATTGAATGATGATGCGGTGGAAGAAGTGCTGTTGCAGATCCGTAAAGAAATTGAACGACTGGATGGATCATTTGACAGCTGTGTGCGTCTGGGTAAAAAACAGTTTGCTCGTCCGATGGCGAAACAGGATTGCGGTTATTATGCGATTATCGGTTTCACCATGGAAGGCACCAGCCTGACGTCGCTGAAAGCCAAACTGAAATTGAACGACAACGTGTTCCGTACGCAAATTCTGGTTGCACCGATAGAAGCACCGGTAGTAACCGAAGTAGCCTGA
- the ssb gene encoding single-stranded DNA-binding protein, with the protein MPSLNRVILMGNLTRNPELRYTPSNLAVVELGLAVTERVKDSTTSEWKEKPVYVDVTVWGQQAERCAKVLTKGSPIVLEGRLTFEQWETRKGEPRSKLSVIASRVQFLGGMGAHPAGTEYTGEQTNGPQSEADKKKLPF; encoded by the coding sequence ATGCCTTCGCTCAACAGAGTTATCCTGATGGGTAATTTAACTCGGAATCCGGAGTTGCGCTACACGCCGTCCAACCTTGCTGTTGTCGAGTTGGGGCTGGCAGTCACGGAGCGGGTCAAAGATTCGACTACGAGTGAATGGAAAGAAAAGCCGGTTTACGTCGATGTCACCGTATGGGGACAACAGGCAGAACGTTGCGCAAAGGTGCTCACAAAAGGATCCCCCATTGTATTGGAAGGTCGGTTGACATTCGAGCAGTGGGAAACACGAAAAGGGGAGCCTCGCAGCAAGTTGAGTGTAATCGCTAGCCGGGTGCAGTTTCTGGGAGGCATGGGAGCCCATCCCGCCGGAACAGAGTACACGGGTGAGCAAACAAACGGCCCACAGTCTGAAGCTGATAAAAAGAAACTACCTTTTTAA
- the rpsR gene encoding 30S ribosomal protein S18: protein MRYENNRGTRTPRVLGVIGDINYKDTELLKKFMTEQGKILPARLTGANAKQQRDIKRAIRRARVVGLVR from the coding sequence ATGAGATACGAAAATAATCGTGGAACCAGAACTCCGAGAGTATTGGGTGTCATTGGCGACATTAATTACAAAGATACTGAACTTTTGAAAAAATTCATGACGGAACAGGGAAAAATTTTGCCTGCACGTCTGACGGGTGCCAACGCCAAACAGCAGCGCGATATTAAGCGGGCTATACGCCGCGCCCGTGTTGTCGGCTTAGTGCGCTAG
- the rplI gene encoding 50S ribosomal protein L9: MAVEVILLKDVKGLGCEGQIVHVNEGYARNALFPQKKATLVTPAAKRALDKKKAELEARLLAEKENARQMAKKIEALKCSFPVKVSEDGKMYGSISIPDVVSFLHRSGFEIEKTQLNMPAHLKELGTYEVFVSLGKNITASLSVHIVEE, encoded by the coding sequence ATGGCCGTGGAAGTTATTTTATTGAAGGATGTCAAAGGACTCGGTTGCGAGGGACAGATTGTTCATGTAAATGAAGGGTATGCCCGTAACGCGCTGTTCCCTCAGAAAAAAGCAACACTGGTGACGCCGGCCGCGAAACGTGCTCTGGATAAGAAAAAAGCGGAACTGGAAGCACGGTTGCTGGCTGAAAAAGAAAACGCACGTCAGATGGCCAAGAAAATCGAGGCACTGAAATGTTCGTTTCCTGTGAAGGTGTCTGAAGATGGGAAAATGTACGGATCCATCTCGATACCTGACGTGGTCAGTTTTCTGCATCGCAGTGGATTTGAAATCGAAAAGACACAGCTTAATATGCCGGCTCACCTGAAAGAGCTGGGTACCTATGAAGTGTTTGTAAGCTTGGGAAAAAACATTACTGCGAGTCTCAGTGTTCATATCGTAGAGGAATGA
- the dnaB gene encoding replicative DNA helicase: MSRPGASEIRRVPPYSEEAEKGVLGSILLDYGRVIDLCNEKPLTVESFYNSSHQLIYEAVLKMTRENRPIDLLTLGNTLKDADLLDQCGGRAYLEELVDSTPTDLHATYYIDIVHQKFLRRCIIDVAKDSIEECYTSDATSQEVLSNVEQNIFEISNKQRVGLVPWREMITNCMQGIDEMLQQQKNIVGISSGFRDIDRKLLGLKGGDMIVLAARPSMGKTSLALNIAERIATPWLTDDVGRPVAVFSLEMPYDQLVKRMLCSRARVPAGKIMGGSHLNKNLHHQLIGAADALSKAPFYLDDTAGLDVVELVSRARRMKQRYHIEIVVIDYLQLLKCDSKASQGRQLEVAAISGMIKAMAKNLNVPVLVLSQLSRASESRDRHQRPQLSDLRDSGSIEQDADVVLMLRRPSRIPGDERSDDQSLAILDIAKNRNGPTGELELNFLGECTRFDDRTQHGVDPGEMVDEDDEDGGFEL; this comes from the coding sequence ATGAGCAGACCCGGTGCATCAGAGATCAGGCGTGTTCCGCCCTACAGCGAGGAAGCTGAAAAAGGTGTGCTGGGATCGATTCTACTCGATTACGGTCGGGTTATTGACTTGTGTAATGAAAAGCCACTGACTGTAGAATCATTCTATAATTCGTCGCACCAGCTGATTTACGAGGCGGTTCTCAAGATGACTCGAGAGAACCGCCCGATTGATTTATTGACCCTCGGTAATACGCTCAAGGATGCGGATTTGCTGGATCAATGCGGCGGGCGAGCCTACCTGGAAGAACTGGTCGATTCGACGCCGACGGATTTACACGCCACCTACTACATCGATATTGTTCATCAGAAGTTCCTTCGTCGCTGCATCATTGATGTGGCGAAAGATTCTATTGAGGAATGTTATACCTCCGATGCAACGTCGCAGGAAGTCCTTAGTAATGTAGAACAGAATATTTTTGAAATATCGAACAAGCAGCGGGTTGGGCTTGTTCCCTGGCGTGAAATGATCACCAACTGTATGCAGGGCATCGACGAGATGCTGCAGCAGCAGAAAAATATCGTGGGTATCTCGTCGGGGTTTAGAGATATCGACCGGAAATTATTGGGATTGAAGGGCGGTGATATGATTGTGCTGGCGGCACGTCCTTCTATGGGAAAAACATCGCTGGCACTGAATATTGCGGAACGCATCGCCACGCCGTGGCTTACCGATGACGTGGGACGTCCTGTTGCTGTTTTCAGTTTGGAAATGCCCTACGACCAACTTGTAAAACGTATGTTGTGTTCGCGTGCCCGCGTACCCGCCGGAAAAATCATGGGCGGAAGCCATTTGAATAAGAATCTGCATCACCAACTGATTGGTGCGGCAGACGCCTTATCCAAAGCCCCGTTTTATTTGGATGATACGGCCGGACTGGATGTGGTGGAGCTGGTTTCGAGGGCGCGACGCATGAAACAGCGTTACCATATCGAAATCGTAGTGATTGATTATCTCCAGCTATTAAAATGCGATTCCAAAGCATCGCAGGGGCGCCAGCTCGAAGTGGCGGCTATTTCCGGGATGATTAAGGCCATGGCAAAAAATTTAAATGTGCCCGTGCTGGTGCTGAGTCAGTTGAGTCGTGCGTCGGAAAGCAGAGACCGCCACCAGAGACCGCAACTTTCAGACTTGCGTGATTCCGGTTCCATTGAACAGGATGCGGATGTTGTGCTCATGCTGCGGAGACCGTCGCGGATTCCTGGCGACGAACGCTCCGACGATCAGTCACTGGCGATTTTAGATATAGCAAAAAATAGAAACGGGCCGACCGGCGAACTGGAGTTGAATTTCTTAGGTGAATGTACTAGGTTTGATGATCGTACACAGCACGGGGTCGACCCGGGAGAAATGGTGGACGAGGACGACGAGGACGGAGGATTTGAATTGTGA